In Campylobacter vulpis, a genomic segment contains:
- a CDS encoding 23S rRNA (pseudouridine(1915)-N(3))-methyltransferase RlmH, which translates to MQLNIFYLQKSEELAFLNEKYTKLISKYAVLKEHNLFDKKIAKAQIQGTQNAQKSYEEAFLPKRRGFCVLLDERGEQLNSLEFAKLLANKSEMSFFIGGAYGFRAQMLDKFDFNLALSRLTLAHHFVKILLLEQLYRAFCINHNHPYHK; encoded by the coding sequence TTGCAACTTAATATTTTCTACCTGCAAAAAAGTGAAGAATTGGCATTTTTAAATGAAAAATATACCAAGCTTATCTCTAAATATGCTGTCTTAAAAGAGCATAATCTTTTTGATAAAAAAATAGCCAAAGCCCAAATTCAAGGAACGCAAAACGCACAAAAAAGCTATGAAGAAGCATTTTTACCCAAAAGAAGAGGTTTTTGTGTGCTTTTAGATGAAAGAGGAGAACAGCTAAATAGCCTTGAATTCGCAAAATTGCTAGCAAATAAAAGCGAAATGAGTTTTTTCATCGGCGGTGCTTATGGGTTTAGAGCACAAATGCTTGATAAATTTGATTTTAATCTTGCTCTTAGTCGCTTAACCTTAGCCCATCATTTTGTAAAGATTTTATTGCTAGAGCAGCTTTATAGAGCCTTTTGCATTAATCACAATCACCCATATCATAAATAG
- a CDS encoding competence protein TfoX — MATSEDFKNFVLECLKNTNLGFIFSARKMFGNYCIYVHLNEKKPLFLLCDERLFIKCYEGLETLLDEKDKPFEKAKDWYVVDFENLSLLEEILEKVLRRENAKI; from the coding sequence ATGGCGACAAGTGAGGATTTTAAAAATTTCGTGCTTGAGTGCCTTAAAAATACAAATTTAGGCTTTATTTTTAGTGCAAGGAAAATGTTTGGAAATTATTGCATTTATGTGCATTTAAACGAGAAAAAGCCTTTATTTTTGCTGTGTGATGAAAGATTGTTTATTAAGTGTTATGAGGGGCTTGAAACGCTTTTAGATGAAAAAGATAAACCTTTTGAAAAGGCTAAGGACTGGTATGTTGTCGATTTTGAAAATTTAAGTTTATTAGAAGAAATTTTAGAAAAAGTATTAAGGAGAGAGAATGCAAAAATTTGA
- the bamA gene encoding outer membrane protein assembly factor BamA, whose product MKKFISICALAPFLSAANIKDIQFSGLYHLSNETALSLTGLKKGEELNEAKINTAILNLYKQNYFQNIVVEENNGILTFKFKEKPSVAKITITGIASNDRKHLESLLGLKRGTLLDETSLKEAKERIKGYYEAKSYFDTVVEVKQKKLENTESLELEFIVNRGENIIIDKVHLSGSKELSYGDIEPAVTNKEREFMGWMWGRNDGKLKIFELANDSARISDEYMKEGYLDVQVSSPFLKTYTDTYKADLTYFIKEGEPYKIIDIQIKNPLFSDEENQEILEELESQVKDIINIEDVRKDLKTIETKSADLGYAFAQVFPDIQKNNQTHEVSIVFQVVPNEKVYIRNVIISGNSRTVDRVVRRELFLTEGNLYHRTDLQESINALRRTSYFEKVEIKEERVDATHIDLVVEVKEAATGAISGGIGYSSSDGMLLNASLSDSNIFGSGIKSSVSIDKSDETLSGRINITNPRIADSEYSLGGSLYSNDYEWDEYSEQNYGFDITLGRQFWRYFNASLTYNLEQSDIYHLSPTLIRTGYNLGETIKSSITPAISFNNTDDYYLPRSGIIASSSLEFAGIGGDQQFLYSKSNFNFYQGLEDFIGYDLIYRYKASFYKVWDQGYLPINQRVYLGGMRSLRGFESRTVSPRNQWGDEIGGTIAFANSFELSFPLIDRIKLRGSVFFDYGAIGKTQIDDMQRMSTGVGIEWITPIGPLQVVFAKALNDKPGDETSSFEFNLGTRF is encoded by the coding sequence ATGAAAAAATTCATCAGTATTTGTGCCTTAGCACCCTTTTTGAGTGCAGCAAATATAAAAGATATTCAATTTAGTGGCTTATATCATCTCTCTAATGAAACGGCATTAAGTCTTACAGGACTTAAAAAAGGCGAAGAACTTAACGAAGCGAAAATTAACACAGCTATTTTAAATCTTTATAAACAAAATTATTTTCAAAACATTGTCGTTGAAGAAAATAATGGAATTTTAACTTTCAAATTTAAGGAAAAACCAAGTGTCGCTAAAATCACCATCACGGGTATAGCTTCAAATGATAGAAAACATTTAGAAAGTCTTTTAGGGCTTAAAAGAGGAACTTTGCTTGATGAGACTTCTTTAAAAGAGGCAAAAGAGAGAATTAAGGGCTATTATGAAGCAAAGAGCTATTTTGATACTGTGGTTGAAGTCAAGCAAAAAAAACTTGAAAATACAGAAAGCCTAGAGCTAGAATTTATCGTCAATCGTGGTGAAAATATCATCATAGATAAAGTTCATCTTAGCGGAAGTAAAGAGCTATCTTATGGCGATATTGAACCTGCTGTTACTAATAAAGAACGCGAATTTATGGGTTGGATGTGGGGTAGAAATGATGGCAAACTCAAGATTTTTGAACTTGCTAACGATAGTGCTAGAATTAGTGATGAATATATGAAAGAAGGCTATTTAGATGTGCAAGTTTCTTCACCTTTTCTTAAAACATATACCGACACTTATAAGGCAGATTTGACTTATTTTATCAAAGAGGGTGAGCCTTATAAAATCATCGATATACAAATCAAAAATCCTCTTTTTAGTGATGAAGAAAATCAAGAAATTTTAGAAGAGCTTGAATCACAAGTTAAAGATATAATTAACATAGAAGATGTGAGAAAAGACCTTAAAACCATAGAAACCAAAAGTGCAGATTTAGGATATGCTTTTGCCCAAGTTTTTCCTGATATCCAAAAAAATAACCAAACACACGAAGTGAGCATTGTATTTCAAGTTGTGCCAAATGAAAAAGTTTATATAAGAAATGTTATTATTTCCGGAAATTCACGCACGGTTGATAGGGTTGTGCGTAGGGAGCTTTTTCTTACAGAAGGCAATCTTTATCATAGAACTGACCTTCAAGAATCAATCAACGCATTAAGAAGAACTTCTTATTTTGAAAAAGTTGAAATTAAGGAAGAAAGAGTTGATGCAACACATATAGATTTAGTTGTAGAGGTGAAAGAGGCTGCCACAGGTGCTATTTCTGGTGGTATAGGATATAGCTCAAGTGATGGTATGCTCCTTAATGCTTCCCTTTCGGATAGCAATATCTTTGGTTCAGGGATTAAAAGTTCAGTTAGTATTGATAAAAGTGATGAAACCCTTTCAGGTAGAATTAATATAACTAATCCAAGAATAGCTGATAGTGAGTATAGTCTCGGCGGTTCACTTTACTCAAATGACTATGAGTGGGACGAATACTCAGAGCAAAATTACGGCTTTGATATCACGCTTGGTAGGCAATTTTGGCGTTATTTTAATGCAAGCTTAACTTATAATTTAGAACAGAGCGATATTTATCATTTAAGTCCAACACTTATAAGAACGGGTTATAATTTAGGCGAGACGATTAAAAGCTCCATTACTCCCGCGATAAGCTTTAACAATACGGACGATTATTATCTCCCACGCTCAGGGATTATAGCTTCTTCAAGTCTTGAATTTGCTGGCATTGGTGGAGACCAGCAATTTTTATATTCTAAATCGAATTTTAATTTTTATCAAGGTTTGGAAGATTTTATAGGCTATGATTTAATTTATCGTTATAAGGCAAGTTTTTATAAGGTTTGGGATCAGGGCTATTTGCCGATTAATCAGCGTGTTTATTTGGGTGGTATGCGTTCTTTGCGTGGTTTTGAAAGTCGCACAGTAAGTCCTAGAAACCAGTGGGGCGATGAGATAGGCGGAACGATAGCCTTTGCAAATTCTTTTGAGCTTAGTTTTCCACTCATTGATAGGATTAAATTACGCGGAAGCGTATTTTTCGATTATGGTGCCATAGGTAAAACGCAAATTGATGATATGCAAAGAATGAGCACGGGCGTTGGTATAGAGTGGATTACGCCTATAGGTCCTTTACAAGTTGTCTTCGCTAAGGCACTTAATGATAAACCTGGCGATGAAACTAGCTCTTTTGAGTTTAATCTCGGAACAAGATTTTAA
- a CDS encoding glycoprotease, which produces MLGIYENDTLIREYQSDLKASEFIPEILQNLLKEFEFKRLVYANGPGSYMGIKISYISLKTLSIVKEIPLFALSAFELNHFKPIRANKHFCFVYERGEIVLKQAAEGEFFLPSNLKEVCLKEDNLPFYFLDVI; this is translated from the coding sequence ATGCTTGGAATTTATGAAAATGACACGCTTATAAGGGAGTATCAAAGCGATTTAAAGGCGAGCGAATTTATCCCAGAAATTTTGCAAAATTTGCTTAAAGAATTTGAATTTAAAAGGCTTGTTTATGCAAATGGTCCGGGCTCTTATATGGGGATAAAAATTTCTTATATAAGCCTTAAAACCTTAAGTATTGTGAAAGAAATTCCCCTTTTTGCTTTGAGTGCATTTGAATTAAATCACTTCAAACCCATAAGGGCAAATAAGCATTTTTGTTTTGTTTATGAAAGAGGCGAAATTGTTTTAAAACAGGCGGCGGAGGGAGAATTTTTCTTACCTTCAAATTTAAAAGAAGTATGTTTAAAAGAGGACAATCTCCCTTTTTATTTTTTAGATGTGATTTAG
- the sodB gene encoding superoxide dismutase [Fe], translated as MFELRKLPYDTNAFGDFLSAETFSYHHGKHHQTYVNNLNNLIQNTEFAGKDLVSIIKSSSGGIFNNAAQVYNHDFYFDCIAPAQSTCECPTLKAALEKNFGSLESFKDEFIKGATGVFGSGWFWLVLDAKTQKLEFVGTSNAATPICEDKIPLLVVDVWEHAYYVDHRNARPAYLEKFYAHINWSFVAKAYEWALKEGMNSVSFYANELHPVK; from the coding sequence ATGTTTGAATTAAGAAAATTACCTTACGATACTAACGCTTTTGGCGATTTTTTAAGTGCTGAGACCTTTAGCTATCATCACGGCAAACACCACCAAACTTATGTTAATAATCTTAACAATCTTATCCAAAATACCGAATTTGCGGGAAAAGATTTAGTAAGCATTATCAAAAGCTCAAGCGGTGGGATTTTTAACAACGCAGCTCAAGTTTATAATCACGATTTTTATTTTGACTGCATAGCTCCAGCTCAAAGCACCTGTGAATGCCCTACCTTAAAAGCGGCTTTAGAAAAAAATTTCGGCTCTTTAGAAAGCTTTAAAGACGAATTTATTAAAGGTGCGACAGGGGTTTTTGGCTCGGGTTGGTTTTGGCTTGTTTTAGATGCTAAAACACAAAAACTCGAATTTGTAGGCACTTCAAACGCTGCTACACCGATTTGTGAAGATAAAATTCCTCTTTTAGTTGTCGATGTGTGGGAGCACGCTTATTATGTTGATCATAGAAATGCTAGACCTGCGTATTTAGAGAAATTTTACGCTCATATTAACTGGAGCTTTGTTGCTAAGGCTTATGAATGGGCTTTAAAAGAGGGTATGAATTCTGTTAGTTTTTATGCTAATGAGCTTCACCCTGTCAAATAA
- a CDS encoding prephenate dehydrogenase, whose product MKVAIIGLGLMGGSLGLCLRENKLISSVYGLDLDTQNAKDALELGLIHELICYDKLSNCDIIFIATPVNAIVEILQNLKKMPKTTTIIELGSTKRKIVESLPSSLVKQTIFAHPMAGTENSGPKAAFKELYKDAVCVLCDSEVADDLHQKRAVEIFSHLGMRIVFMDSTSHDHHTAIISHLPHAISFSLANYVMREEDRRNIAYLGGPSFKGMCRIAKSSPLMWGGIFTQNKENILASIEHFQEELENCKKMLKNCDENELKKWMEKANHLREIL is encoded by the coding sequence ATGAAAGTGGCAATTATAGGGCTTGGATTAATGGGAGGTTCTTTAGGACTTTGCCTAAGAGAAAATAAGCTTATTAGTAGTGTTTATGGGCTAGATTTAGATACGCAAAATGCCAAAGATGCTTTGGAGCTTGGGTTGATTCACGAATTAATTTGCTACGATAAGCTTTCAAATTGTGATATTATCTTCATCGCTACGCCTGTTAATGCCATTGTTGAAATTTTGCAAAATTTAAAAAAAATGCCAAAAACAACGACTATTATAGAACTTGGTAGCACAAAAAGAAAGATAGTAGAAAGCTTACCCTCCAGCTTAGTCAAGCAAACCATTTTCGCACATCCTATGGCTGGAACAGAAAATAGCGGACCAAAAGCCGCCTTTAAAGAGCTTTATAAGGACGCTGTTTGTGTGCTTTGCGATAGTGAAGTGGCTGATGATTTACACCAAAAAAGAGCGGTGGAAATTTTTTCTCATCTTGGTATGCGTATTGTATTTATGGATAGCACTTCACACGATCATCACACAGCAATTATTTCACATTTGCCTCACGCCATTAGCTTTTCTTTGGCAAATTATGTTATGCGTGAAGAAGATAGGAGAAATATCGCCTATCTTGGCGGACCATCTTTTAAAGGAATGTGCCGTATTGCTAAATCCTCGCCTCTAATGTGGGGAGGAATTTTTACGCAAAATAAAGAAAATATCCTAGCCTCCATAGAACATTTTCAAGAAGAATTAGAAAATTGTAAAAAAATGCTAAAAAATTGCGATGAAAATGAGCTTAAAAAATGGATGGAAAAGGCAAATCATTTAAGAGAAATTTTATAA
- the lpxC gene encoding UDP-3-O-acyl-N-acetylglucosamine deacetylase has product MKQLTLAKVVSGTGIGLHKGEPIEIILEPLEANSGIVFFRSDLNISYEAKPQNVINTKLATVIGDERAYISTIEHLMSAINAYGIDNVRIVLNSNEAPVMDGSSISFCMMLDEAGVRELEMPKKIMVIKKVIEVRDGDKFVRLSPTKEPKINYTIKFDNALIGKQSYCFEFSKKNYIENIARARTFGFLKDVQVLRAMNLGLGGSLENTIVVDENRILNPEGLRFKDEFVRHKILDAIGDLTLLGYRIYGDYTSYAGSHHLNHLLTKELLKDKQSYEIVTLENSFEKAYEKVFA; this is encoded by the coding sequence ATGAAACAATTAACTTTAGCAAAAGTCGTAAGTGGCACAGGCATAGGACTTCATAAGGGTGAGCCTATTGAAATTATTTTAGAGCCTTTGGAGGCAAATTCTGGTATAGTATTTTTTAGGAGCGACCTTAATATAAGTTATGAAGCAAAACCACAAAATGTGATTAATACAAAGCTCGCAACCGTCATAGGCGATGAAAGGGCTTATATATCGACTATTGAGCATTTGATGAGTGCGATTAATGCTTATGGGATTGATAATGTTCGTATCGTGCTAAATTCTAATGAGGCACCCGTAATGGACGGCTCTAGCATTAGCTTTTGTATGATGCTTGATGAAGCGGGAGTAAGAGAGCTTGAAATGCCTAAAAAAATTATGGTGATTAAAAAAGTTATTGAGGTGCGAGATGGAGATAAATTTGTGCGTCTTAGCCCCACAAAAGAGCCTAAAATCAACTATACCATTAAATTTGATAATGCCTTAATCGGCAAACAAAGCTATTGTTTTGAATTTAGCAAAAAAAATTATATAGAAAATATCGCCAGAGCTAGGACTTTTGGTTTTTTAAAAGATGTGCAAGTCTTAAGAGCTATGAATTTAGGGCTTGGAGGCAGTCTTGAAAATACCATAGTTGTCGATGAAAACCGCATTTTAAACCCTGAAGGTTTGCGTTTTAAAGATGAATTTGTCCGTCATAAAATTTTAGACGCTATTGGGGATTTAACCTTGCTTGGATACCGAATTTATGGAGATTATACTTCTTATGCTGGAAGTCATCATTTAAATCATTTGCTCACAAAGGAGCTTTTAAAAGATAAGCAAAGTTATGAAATTGTTACTCTTGAGAACTCTTTTGAAAAAGCTTACGAAAAGGTTTTTGCATAA
- the dksA gene encoding RNA polymerase-binding protein DksA, giving the protein MKTSDLKFFENFLRERKKIILENIQSNSKEIEALHNSAPSDSVDFSTIEINSQIDFAISANLKQELKEIEESLKKIQHKNYGICESCDELIDIERLKVKPHARYCIVCREIVEKGMQ; this is encoded by the coding sequence ATGAAAACAAGCGATTTGAAATTTTTTGAAAATTTCTTACGAGAGCGTAAAAAGATCATCTTAGAAAACATACAAAGTAATTCAAAAGAAATTGAAGCCTTACATAATTCAGCACCCAGCGATAGTGTCGATTTTTCAACCATAGAGATTAATTCCCAAATCGACTTTGCCATTAGTGCGAATTTGAAGCAAGAATTAAAAGAGATAGAAGAATCGCTTAAAAAAATTCAACACAAAAATTACGGCATTTGCGAATCTTGCGATGAGCTTATTGACATTGAACGCCTTAAAGTAAAACCTCACGCGAGATACTGCATTGTTTGTAGGGAAATCGTAGAAAAAGGAATGCAATGA
- the accD gene encoding acetyl-CoA carboxylase, carboxyltransferase subunit beta: MNFTDIFSKIRKKQSSPHEAPNHWVKCPSCHALMYYKEIESCFDVCPKCSYHMRISASKRIELLSDAGSFVEFDKNLEAIDPLKFVDSKSYKKRLSEGESKTGRKSSVISGECTINGLKTQLVVFDFAFMGGSLGSVEGEKIVRAVQRAISTKSSLVIVSASGGARMQESTYSLMQMSKTSAALKLLSKEKLPYISILTDPTMGGVSASFAWLGDLIIAEPGALVGFAGARVIKQTIGADLPEGFQRAEFLLEHGLIDNIIERASQKQFISDALKFFGGK, encoded by the coding sequence ATGAATTTTACCGATATATTTTCCAAAATTAGAAAAAAACAATCAAGCCCTCACGAAGCACCTAATCACTGGGTAAAATGTCCTTCTTGCCACGCTTTGATGTATTATAAAGAGATAGAAAGTTGCTTTGATGTTTGCCCTAAATGCTCTTATCATATGAGAATTTCTGCGAGCAAACGCATAGAGCTTTTAAGCGACGCGGGAAGTTTTGTGGAATTTGATAAAAATTTGGAAGCAATCGATCCTTTAAAATTTGTCGATAGCAAGTCTTACAAAAAGCGTTTAAGCGAGGGAGAGAGTAAAACAGGGCGTAAAAGCTCTGTTATCAGCGGAGAATGCACAATTAATGGTTTGAAGACTCAACTTGTTGTTTTTGATTTTGCTTTTATGGGGGGGAGTTTAGGTTCTGTGGAGGGTGAAAAAATCGTCCGTGCCGTGCAAAGAGCCATTAGCACAAAAAGTTCTTTAGTAATTGTTAGTGCAAGTGGAGGTGCTAGAATGCAAGAAAGCACCTATTCTTTAATGCAAATGAGCAAAACAAGTGCCGCTTTAAAACTTCTTAGCAAAGAAAAATTGCCTTATATTAGCATTTTAACAGATCCTACTATGGGGGGAGTTTCAGCCTCTTTTGCTTGGCTTGGGGACTTAATCATTGCTGAACCCGGTGCGCTTGTTGGCTTTGCAGGTGCAAGAGTAATTAAGCAAACCATAGGAGCAGACCTACCCGAAGGCTTTCAAAGGGCGGAATTTTTACTTGAGCACGGACTTATTGATAATATCATCGAAAGAGCGTCTCAAAAACAATTTATCAGCGATGCTTTGAAATTTTTTGGCGGAAAATAA
- a CDS encoding tRNA dihydrouridine synthase, protein MIDFKANPLFLAPMAGFTDPPFRSVVKQFGADVTISEMISSNALVYESQKSLKMLEKTSFETPYIVQIAGGDEDILKKAVLILNELDFIDGIDFNCGCPVNKVVKQCAGSALLEDLELFKRLVGVIKTHNKKQFTSVKFRLGFNEKYPEKMAKICEELGVDFISIHGRTRKQLYSGSADYNSIAKAKKSVKIPVIANGDINAQNAKEVLKITACEGLMIGRASVGNPWIFYEIKEGKSVDKALKKRIVLTHFEEMIKHYKAMGVSIFRKHLHEYSKGHKDSSAFRDMINRIDDVNLMQTKIEEFF, encoded by the coding sequence ATGATTGATTTTAAAGCAAATCCCTTATTTTTAGCACCTATGGCAGGTTTTACAGACCCGCCTTTTCGTAGTGTTGTCAAGCAATTTGGTGCTGATGTTACCATAAGTGAAATGATAAGCTCAAATGCCTTAGTTTATGAGAGTCAAAAAAGCCTTAAAATGCTTGAAAAAACGTCTTTTGAAACGCCTTATATCGTGCAAATTGCCGGAGGAGATGAGGATATTCTTAAAAAAGCGGTCTTAATCTTAAATGAACTCGATTTTATAGACGGCATTGATTTTAATTGCGGTTGTCCTGTCAATAAGGTCGTTAAACAATGTGCAGGTAGTGCTTTGCTTGAAGATTTAGAACTTTTTAAAAGACTTGTTGGAGTGATTAAAACGCATAATAAAAAGCAATTTACAAGTGTAAAATTTAGGCTAGGTTTTAATGAGAAATACCCAGAAAAAATGGCAAAAATTTGCGAAGAACTTGGGGTGGATTTTATCAGCATACACGGACGAACGAGAAAGCAACTTTATAGCGGAAGTGCGGATTATAACTCCATAGCTAAGGCAAAAAAAAGCGTGAAAATCCCCGTCATTGCTAATGGCGACATTAACGCACAAAATGCTAAAGAAGTGCTTAAAATCACTGCTTGTGAAGGTTTGATGATAGGTAGGGCGAGTGTGGGAAATCCTTGGATTTTTTACGAAATTAAAGAGGGTAAAAGCGTGGATAAAGCACTTAAAAAGCGTATTGTTTTAACGCATTTTGAAGAAATGATAAAGCATTATAAGGCTATGGGGGTTAGCATTTTTCGTAAGCATTTACATGAATATTCCAAAGGACACAAAGACTCTTCCGCTTTTAGGGATATGATAAACCGCATTGATGATGTAAATTTGATGCAAACAAAAATCGAGGAATTTTTCTAA
- the pgp6 gene encoding peptidoglycan metallopeptidase Pgp6 has translation MARKKTKNLLWFLIVILLFLGSFFVLNLSIFEKNAPQILVENTLYTNLKSPLLVKVKDEESAVKSIKIVLKKDNNDTGIILADSKIKQDKEVSLQINLPKQAYKEKTDSYILEIWAKDTSFWNFNGNEAHKQVVIKIDNEAPKLNIISNSYHIEQGGAASVVFKAEDTNLKELFIETNKGRIFKVTPYLKKDYYAALIAWDARDEEFRAYVIAKDAAGNIAKERIRYYLLNRKYRVSNINLSDKFLDGKIESLASIYAPKNNTFTRFEKFKFVNETLRLSNEELIHKITSAVPEESFGEFNINLFLPLKNAAKVADFADHRYYSYNGQFVSDSYHMGLDLASTSEAPIISNNVGKVVFAEENGIYGLNLILYHGFGIYTLYGHCSSSNVELNENVAKNSIIAKTGVSGLALGDHLHFGVLVQGVETRPEQWQDKKWLENNIYKVFNDAKKVIVETR, from the coding sequence ATGGCAAGAAAAAAAACGAAGAATTTATTGTGGTTTTTGATTGTTATTTTATTGTTTTTAGGCAGTTTTTTTGTTTTAAATTTAAGTATCTTTGAAAAAAATGCTCCACAAATTCTTGTTGAAAATACGCTTTATACCAATCTTAAATCCCCGCTTTTAGTCAAAGTAAAAGATGAAGAAAGTGCAGTAAAGTCTATTAAAATCGTTCTCAAAAAAGATAATAATGACACAGGAATTATCCTTGCGGATAGTAAAATTAAACAAGATAAAGAAGTCTCCTTGCAAATTAATCTTCCTAAACAAGCCTATAAGGAAAAAACAGATTCTTACATCTTAGAAATTTGGGCTAAAGATACAAGTTTTTGGAATTTTAATGGAAATGAGGCTCATAAACAAGTTGTAATTAAGATCGATAATGAAGCTCCTAAATTAAATATCATTAGCAATTCTTATCATATAGAACAAGGAGGGGCAGCAAGTGTCGTTTTTAAGGCTGAGGATACGAATTTAAAAGAACTTTTTATAGAAACAAATAAGGGTCGAATTTTTAAGGTTACGCCTTATCTTAAGAAGGATTATTACGCCGCTTTAATCGCTTGGGACGCGAGAGATGAAGAATTTAGAGCCTATGTTATCGCAAAAGATGCGGCAGGAAATATTGCAAAAGAACGCATAAGATATTATCTTTTAAACCGAAAATACCGCGTTTCTAACATTAACTTAAGCGATAAATTCTTAGACGGAAAAATAGAAAGTTTAGCCTCCATATACGCTCCTAAAAATAATACTTTCACGCGTTTTGAAAAATTTAAATTCGTTAATGAAACCTTAAGACTCTCAAATGAAGAACTTATTCATAAAATCACTTCTGCCGTGCCTGAAGAAAGCTTTGGAGAATTTAATATCAATTTATTTTTACCTTTAAAAAATGCTGCTAAGGTTGCTGATTTTGCCGATCATAGATATTATTCTTATAATGGGCAATTTGTGAGCGATTCTTATCATATGGGACTTGATTTAGCTAGCACGAGCGAAGCACCTATTATTAGCAATAATGTTGGCAAGGTTGTTTTTGCAGAAGAAAATGGAATTTATGGACTTAATCTCATACTTTATCACGGCTTTGGAATTTACACTCTTTATGGACATTGCTCTTCATCTAATGTCGAGCTTAATGAAAATGTAGCGAAAAATAGTATCATTGCCAAAACGGGTGTAAGTGGCTTGGCTTTGGGCGATCATTTGCATTTTGGAGTTTTGGTGCAAGGAGTTGAAACAAGACCCGAGCAGTGGCAAGATAAAAAATGGCTAGAAAATAATATCTATAAAGTTTTTAATGACGCTAAAAAAGTGATAGTGGAGACAAGATGA
- the hisIE gene encoding bifunctional phosphoribosyl-AMP cyclohydrolase/phosphoribosyl-ATP diphosphatase HisIE: protein MQKFENLIKEIDWQKVGGLVPAVVQDFCTSEVLMLGFMNEEALQKSLECGKVVFYSRTKKRLWQKGEESGNFLNIVDLGLDCDKDTLLILVNPVGATCHTGTISCFDGVSRGADFVFLSRLLRLIEARKMADENDSYTASLFKSGTKRIAQKVGEEGVETALAAVAGDKEELICEGADLLYHLSVLLSDKNLSLNDLIAKLKERNKA, encoded by the coding sequence ATGCAAAAATTTGAGAATTTAATAAAAGAAATTGACTGGCAAAAGGTAGGAGGCTTAGTGCCTGCTGTTGTGCAGGATTTTTGCACGAGTGAGGTTTTAATGCTAGGCTTTATGAATGAGGAAGCCCTGCAAAAAAGCTTAGAGTGCGGTAAAGTCGTTTTTTACTCTCGCACAAAAAAAAGGCTTTGGCAAAAAGGTGAAGAAAGTGGAAATTTCTTAAATATCGTAGATTTAGGGCTTGATTGCGATAAGGACACGCTTTTGATTTTAGTAAATCCTGTCGGTGCGACTTGTCATACAGGCACAATTTCTTGCTTTGATGGGGTTTCTAGGGGGGCGGATTTTGTCTTTCTTTCAAGGCTTTTGCGTTTGATAGAGGCTAGAAAAATGGCTGATGAAAACGATTCTTACACGGCGAGTTTATTTAAAAGTGGCACGAAAAGAATCGCACAAAAGGTCGGCGAAGAGGGCGTGGAAACGGCTTTAGCGGCTGTGGCTGGGGATAAGGAGGAGCTTATTTGCGAGGGGGCGGATTTGCTTTATCATCTTAGCGTTTTGCTAAGTGATAAAAACTTGAGCTTAAATGATCTTATCGCTAAGCTCAAGGAAAGAAATAAGGCTTAA